One Vigna unguiculata cultivar IT97K-499-35 chromosome 7, ASM411807v1, whole genome shotgun sequence genomic region harbors:
- the LOC114190028 gene encoding FCS-Like Zinc finger 8-like, with amino-acid sequence MLLRNRSRAVTKPSLMGDHSSQPSPNQSYKRTIPSLFSPKFRDFSFKCLSGAEALRSPTSILDTRALTPFGNPLSHEKKIETFASSRVPSENRSSWDSKGIGLALVGALKDEPVLQSTAKPCSGSVLFGTKHRVKIPPLPPPPSTSESTKTCDVAGFAAKTKDSPLSVATGVMSLSEMELFEEYTCVISHGPNPRTTHIFDNCIVESYCSLPNNTLSPSLNFLSFCHTCKKHLRQTNDIFIYRGEKAFCSKECRQQEMVLDGAEISEFDEY; translated from the exons ATGCTGCTCAGAAACAGATCAAGAGCTGTCACAAAACCAAGTTTGATGGGTGATCACAGCTCCCAGCCAAGTCCAAACCAGAGTTACAAAAGAACCATTCCTTCTTTGTTTTCACCCAAATTCCGTGACTTCTCATTCAAGTGTCTCTCAGGAGCTGAGGCTCTGAGAAGCCCCACGTCCATTCTTGACACCAGAGCCTTAACCCCATTTGGGAATCCTTTGTCACATGAGAAAAAGATCGAGACTTTTGCCTCCTCAAGAGTACCCTCAGAAAACAGAAGTTCATGGGACTCAAAAGGCATTGGTCTTGCTCTTGTTGGTGCACTTAAAGATGAACCTGTTCTTCAGAGCACAGCTAAACCATGTAGTGGAAGTGTTCTCTTTGGAACTAAGCATAGGGTGAAAATCCctccactaccaccaccaccttcAACTTCTGAATCAACCAAAACATGTGACGTTGCTGGTTTTGCTGCGAAAACCAAGGATTCTCCATTATCGGTTGCAACAGGTGTTATGAGTTTGAGTGAGATGGAACTTTTTGAGGAGTACACGTGTGTGATATCTCATGGTCCTAATCCTAGAACAACACATATATTCGACAATTGTATCGTGGAAAGTTACTGTTCCCTCCCCAATAACACTCTCTCACCTTCACTCAATTTTCTTAGCTTTTGTCACACTTGCAAGAAGCATCTTCGGCAGAcaaatgacatttttatttacAG AGGAGAGAAAGCTTTCTGCAGCAAAGAATGTCGTCAGCAAGAGATGGTGCTAGATGGAGCAGAAATTTCAGAATTTGACGAATACTAA